Proteins encoded within one genomic window of Lynx canadensis isolate LIC74 chromosome B2, mLynCan4.pri.v2, whole genome shotgun sequence:
- the BPHL gene encoding valacyclovir hydrolase isoform X4 — protein MAEVLGGRAVRQVRLLLSVLKPGNHVPHAGPAAAFGTSVTSAKVAVNGVHLHYQRTGEGEHAVLLLPGMLGSGETDFGPQIKNLNKKLFTVVAWDPRGYGHSRPPDRDFPLDFFERDAKDAVDLMKTLKFQKVSLLGWSDGGITALIAAARYPSYINKMVIWGANAYVTEEDETIYQGIRDVSKWSERTRKPLETLYGEYLSALAAPGSVPHLNRAWGEGSSGPTFPCRLHTQTCERVTVAFDARRQTQPASTFCK, from the exons ATGGCTGAAGTGCTGGGCGGCCGTGCAGTGCGGCAGGTGCGGCTACTCCTGTCGGTGCTGAAGCCAGGGAACCACGTCCCGCATGCTGGGCCTGCAGCCGCATTCGG CACCTCAGTAACCTCTGCCAAAGTGGCTGTGAATGGTGTCCACTTGCATTATCAGCGGActggagagggagagcatgcggTCCTGCTGCTTCCTGGAATGTTGG GAAGTGGAGAGACTGATTTTGGACCTCAGATTAAGAACCTCAATAAAAAGCTCTTCACAGTGGTTGCCTGGGATCCTCGAGGATATGGACATTCCAGACCCCCAGATCGAGATTTCCCATTGGACTTTTTTGAAAGGGATGCAAAAGATGCAGTTGATTTGATGAAG ACATTGAAGTTTCAGAAGGTGTCCTTGTTGGGGTGGAGCGATGGTGGTATTACAGCACTCATAGCAGCTGCAAGATATCCATCTTACATCAATAAGATGGTGATCTGGGGAGCCAATGCCTACGTGACTGAGGAAGATGAAACCATTTATCAGG GTATCAGAGATGTTTCTAAATGGAGTGAGAGAACAAGAAAACCTCTAGAAACCTTATATGG GGAATATCTGTCGGCACTTGCTGCCCCTGGTTCAGTGCCCCACCTTAATCGTGCATGGGGAGAAGGATCCTCTGGTCCCACGTTTCCATGCCGACTTCATACACAAACATGTGAGAGGGTCACG
- the BPHL gene encoding valacyclovir hydrolase isoform X1, with protein MAEVLGGRAVRQVRLLLSVLKPGNHVPHAGPAAAFGTSVTSAKVAVNGVHLHYQRTGEGEHAVLLLPGMLGSGETDFGPQIKNLNKKLFTVVAWDPRGYGHSRPPDRDFPLDFFERDAKDAVDLMKTLKFQKVSLLGWSDGGITALIAAARYPSYINKMVIWGANAYVTEEDETIYQGIRDVSKWSERTRKPLETLYGYDYFSKTCEKWVDGIKQFKHLSDGNICRHLLPLVQCPTLIVHGEKDPLVPRFHADFIHKHVRGSRLHLMPEGKHNLHLRFANEFNKLAEDFLQ; from the exons ATGGCTGAAGTGCTGGGCGGCCGTGCAGTGCGGCAGGTGCGGCTACTCCTGTCGGTGCTGAAGCCAGGGAACCACGTCCCGCATGCTGGGCCTGCAGCCGCATTCGG CACCTCAGTAACCTCTGCCAAAGTGGCTGTGAATGGTGTCCACTTGCATTATCAGCGGActggagagggagagcatgcggTCCTGCTGCTTCCTGGAATGTTGG GAAGTGGAGAGACTGATTTTGGACCTCAGATTAAGAACCTCAATAAAAAGCTCTTCACAGTGGTTGCCTGGGATCCTCGAGGATATGGACATTCCAGACCCCCAGATCGAGATTTCCCATTGGACTTTTTTGAAAGGGATGCAAAAGATGCAGTTGATTTGATGAAG ACATTGAAGTTTCAGAAGGTGTCCTTGTTGGGGTGGAGCGATGGTGGTATTACAGCACTCATAGCAGCTGCAAGATATCCATCTTACATCAATAAGATGGTGATCTGGGGAGCCAATGCCTACGTGACTGAGGAAGATGAAACCATTTATCAGG GTATCAGAGATGTTTCTAAATGGAGTGAGAGAACAAGAAAACCTCTAGAAACCTTATATGGGTATGACTACTTTAGCAAAACCTGTGAGAAGTGGGTGGATGGcataaaacaatttaaacatcTTTCAGATG GGAATATCTGTCGGCACTTGCTGCCCCTGGTTCAGTGCCCCACCTTAATCGTGCATGGGGAGAAGGATCCTCTGGTCCCACGTTTCCATGCCGACTTCATACACAAACATGTGAGAGGGTCACG